One genomic window of Halovivax cerinus includes the following:
- a CDS encoding DUF7344 domain-containing protein: protein MVGTYNEFDAALELCTDAHRRIVLAELIDHQESLSIDRLVDAIVEHNHHVDPASVSGETTNRIEISLVHAHLPKLADAGFVEYDTDDWQVMPTERFDRTAPAIASILQIDPEFESSFSL from the coding sequence ATGGTTGGGACCTACAACGAGTTCGACGCCGCTCTCGAACTCTGTACGGATGCACACCGTCGCATCGTTCTCGCGGAACTGATCGATCACCAGGAGTCGCTGTCGATCGACCGTCTCGTGGACGCGATCGTCGAACACAATCATCACGTCGATCCCGCCTCGGTCTCCGGCGAGACGACGAACCGTATCGAGATCTCACTCGTACACGCACACCTCCCGAAACTCGCAGATGCTGGATTCGTCGAGTACGACACCGATGATTGGCAGGTGATGCCGACGGAGCGCTTCGACCGCACTGCGCCTGCCATCGCGTCGATCCTCCAGATCGACCCGGAATTCGAGTCTTCTTTCTCTCTGTAG
- a CDS encoding helix-turn-helix domain-containing protein — protein sequence MATEATVTVPAEQFPLGTIFERLPGVTVQLERIIPANDVVIPYFWVRGTDVDDVEGAFDDHPGVEAIRYVDSVENQHLLRVEWSLEYDGILQTLMETGVPLISAEGTSTEWHFDVRGDDREDIASFQRGCRERDIPITLTKLHSLTPIDAEAEVGLTDAQREALVLAFERGYFNTPRDVTMTDLGEELDISHQAVASRLRRGISHILGETLPDLRPMDSVT from the coding sequence ATGGCCACCGAAGCGACGGTCACCGTTCCGGCAGAGCAGTTCCCGCTGGGAACGATCTTCGAACGGCTCCCGGGAGTGACGGTCCAGCTGGAGCGAATCATCCCGGCGAACGACGTCGTGATCCCCTACTTCTGGGTTCGGGGGACCGACGTCGACGACGTCGAGGGCGCGTTCGACGATCACCCCGGCGTCGAAGCGATCCGATACGTCGATTCCGTCGAGAACCAGCACCTGCTGCGCGTCGAGTGGAGTCTCGAGTACGACGGCATCTTGCAAACGCTGATGGAGACGGGCGTCCCGCTTATCTCGGCAGAGGGGACGTCCACAGAGTGGCACTTCGACGTCAGGGGCGACGATCGGGAGGATATCGCCTCGTTCCAGAGGGGCTGTCGTGAGCGCGACATCCCGATCACGCTCACGAAACTCCACTCGCTCACGCCGATCGACGCCGAGGCCGAAGTCGGACTCACGGACGCACAGCGGGAGGCGCTCGTCCTCGCGTTCGAGCGAGGATACTTCAATACGCCGCGAGACGTGACGATGACGGACCTCGGCGAGGAACTCGACATCTCACACCAGGCCGTCGCGTCCCGACTCAGGCGGGGAATCAGTCACATTCTCGGAGAGACGCTTCCAGATTTGCGACCGATGGATTCTGTCACGTAA
- a CDS encoding TrmB family transcriptional regulator: MEDLSNQQQAVELLQELGLKEYEARAFVTLIRLPRDGTARDVSEHSEVPRTRVYDAIRVLEKSGLVEVQHANPQRFRAVPIDEAAETLRSTYESRAERLAASLRRLEPVAASDSETISQEIWALSGERAIANRTSQLLDDADDEIVLVIGHESIVADDLVERIRLAQQRGVTVLLGTISGGLEETIQARLPEANVFVSGLEWLRGTPDADDTKIGRLLLVDRNTILVSSFTGRGGSLGAHEQAVYGGGFDNGIVVIARRLMATGLLPIDDPGASPADGS; the protein is encoded by the coding sequence ATGGAGGATCTATCGAATCAGCAGCAGGCAGTCGAACTGTTACAGGAACTGGGACTCAAAGAGTACGAGGCCAGGGCGTTCGTCACCCTGATCCGACTGCCGCGTGACGGGACGGCGAGGGACGTGAGCGAGCACTCGGAGGTCCCCCGGACCAGGGTGTACGACGCGATCCGCGTCCTGGAGAAGTCCGGGCTCGTCGAGGTGCAACACGCGAATCCTCAGCGGTTTCGCGCCGTTCCGATCGACGAGGCCGCCGAGACCCTCCGGTCGACGTACGAGTCCCGGGCGGAGCGACTCGCGGCGTCGCTTCGTCGGCTCGAACCGGTTGCTGCGAGCGACTCGGAGACGATCTCGCAGGAGATCTGGGCACTATCGGGCGAACGAGCCATCGCGAACCGGACGAGCCAGTTGCTGGACGACGCCGACGACGAGATCGTCCTCGTCATCGGCCACGAGTCGATCGTCGCCGACGACCTGGTAGAGCGGATCCGTCTCGCCCAGCAGCGGGGCGTCACGGTTCTCCTCGGTACGATATCGGGCGGCCTCGAGGAGACGATCCAGGCGCGCCTCCCCGAGGCCAACGTCTTCGTCTCCGGTCTCGAGTGGCTCCGTGGGACGCCGGACGCCGACGACACGAAGATCGGTCGGCTCCTCCTCGTCGACCGAAACACGATCCTCGTGAGTTCGTTCACCGGGCGTGGTGGGTCACTGGGTGCTCACGAACAGGCCGTCTACGGCGGCGGCTTCGACAACGGCATCGTCGTCATCGCGCGGCGGTTGATGGCCACCGGGCTCTTGCCGATCGACGACCCGGGGGCGTCGCCGGCGGACGGGTCGTGA
- a CDS encoding helix-turn-helix domain-containing protein yields MGLVAEFDIECPALPLAGVASAVPEATIGLDLQYNHGDRPPFVVTVTDGSRRALEPALTDADDVATWTLIGDAGSTRRYRARPAYSFADQLGDAIDDLEGLTDLATEDAIIERIEVLPGGWRQTGWFLDRTAFDAFASFWQDNAGFRLRRLTCDGDPEPAGDGLTDEQREALRIAYERGYFEIPRRTSLDALADELDIAASSVSERLRRAQTQLVQETVAPTWPPAPN; encoded by the coding sequence ATGGGATTGGTAGCTGAATTCGACATCGAGTGTCCCGCGTTACCGCTCGCGGGTGTCGCGTCGGCCGTCCCCGAGGCGACTATCGGCCTCGACCTCCAGTACAACCACGGCGATCGGCCGCCGTTCGTCGTCACCGTGACCGATGGCTCCCGGCGCGCGCTCGAACCGGCGCTGACCGACGCCGACGACGTCGCGACGTGGACGCTGATCGGCGACGCTGGGTCCACGCGCCGGTACCGGGCACGACCCGCCTACAGCTTCGCCGACCAGCTCGGCGACGCCATCGACGACCTAGAGGGGCTCACCGACCTCGCCACCGAAGACGCCATCATCGAACGCATCGAGGTGCTGCCCGGGGGCTGGCGACAGACGGGCTGGTTCCTCGATCGGACGGCGTTCGACGCGTTCGCCTCGTTCTGGCAGGACAACGCCGGATTCAGGCTCCGCCGGCTCACCTGCGACGGCGACCCCGAACCGGCGGGCGACGGGCTGACCGACGAACAGCGTGAAGCGCTCCGGATCGCCTACGAACGGGGATACTTCGAGATTCCCCGCCGGACCTCGCTCGACGCGCTCGCCGACGAACTCGACATTGCCGCCTCCTCGGTCTCGGAGCGACTGCGTCGGGCCCAGACGCAACTCGTCCAGGAGACCGTCGCGCCGACGTGGCCACCGGCGCCGAACTGA